A single genomic interval of Pseudochaenichthys georgianus chromosome 3, fPseGeo1.2, whole genome shotgun sequence harbors:
- the ttc17 gene encoding tetratricopeptide repeat protein 17 isoform X1, which yields MADVRKICSESLPCRLNYSRKTSFQGKLFILLCILKVDTGGATTHWVVTEDGKIQQQVDSPLNLKHPLDVVIFMRQETRVNYLKKLEVSVAFTLSDSCANMFSKQLVVQKIHIEENEDRDTGLEQRHYKEDADCVMAKVPLGDLDLYDGTYISLESKDISPEDFVDSRSALPPDLEKPDCAVFELPYSIHAFHHLRGVQERANLTSPLLSKEDPIFSSLSHKLGRSVDDVGHRIHHGLLRNSSSWVLYNMASFYWRMKNEPQRAVDCVVRALHFSPREHKDVALVNMANILHRAHFSADAAILAHAALDLTSDLFTSHYTLGNIYAMLGEYNHSVLCYEQALQAQPGFEQALRRKHAVLCQQKLEQRLEAQHRSLQRTLNELKEYQKQHDHYLRQQEALDKHKLLQEEQILRNIIHETQMAKEAQLGNHQMCQLGYKHLSLYCPFDLPVRYHRGDLFEHVSFVQFGEEVSVASSVALVSERNSNQTAASPQLHPSVSGDQDPAAALWGSRLDYTQDIQRMLWPQRSDCAHEYPSVPPAHLLPTFYLPPETQGLSPVATLLYGSSPPLTVALPNCGPVAQPYPALLPASIDWPLEEKKLPDPSASQILQLRSGGWTLEQIGSRIAQVMKQATVPCWQTHSEAALFWRAKGNGSLALQCLRQVLSSAPPPHRHVPLTNAANLLLHHGLTTHSQTLLEQAMAINASEPHTLISMVSVQLAQGNVTGALALFRHILVTALSSSSSSSSSFAGCEQCRASLPLLRCLQFYPFLYNLSHRQPCSQGAACLAEKELGIQLEEWDAPPLSAMEDSLLFEKVILDSNGSGEAAGQQRDAPSTSANANMATPFGGGAVEGEEEWQLKEDLMGAFEGALDVGGKRGDLRGIRVLKNDRVMGSRAGGGPCFGNCEDDEGAEWITFQVKRVRKAKVDGTEGVSSSDEGQHGESLPGGHSVLEISGPTIPSPGPSGRWRDYTSLGWPGPEECQRTRRVDLTTVASTWLAVSAKNIDITEHIDFATPLQEPAAEPLCNANLAASMHTLDHLAGVANRAAIHYTGESQLREVLQNLGKDKFPPQSFEQVGTRIAKVLEKNQTSWVLSSMAALYWRVKGQGKRAIDCLRQALNYAPHHMKDVPLISLANIFQNARLWDDALTVARMAVEIAPHFVVNHFTLANVYIAMEEFEKAMRWYESTLKLQPEFAPAKDRLRTIQCYLLTKRERRQP from the exons ATGGCGGACGTCAGGAAAATCTGTTCTGAGTCTTTGCCCTGTCGTCTAAACTATTCGCGAAAAACGTCATTCCAGGGGAAGCTTTTTATCCTTCTTTGCATACTTAAAGTAGACACCGGAGGAGCTACGACCCACTGGGTTGTCACAGAGGATGGAAAAATACAACAACAG GTTGACTCACCTTTGAATCTGAAGCATCCACTTGACGTTGTGATCTTCATGAGGCAAGAGACTCGTGTTAACTACCTTAAGAAGCTGGAAGTGAGTGTGGCTTTCACTTTGTCAGATTCATGTGCAAACATGTTTTCA AAACAGCTTGTGGTGCAAAAAATTCACATTGAAGAGAATGAGGATAGAGACACAGGGCTGGAACAGAGACACTACAAAGAGGATGCAGACTGTGTCATGGCTAAGGTTCCCCTGGGAGACCTGGACCTTTATGATGGCACTTATATTTCCCTAGAAAGCAAAGACATCAG CCCTGAAGATTTTGTGGATTCTCGGTCAGCTCTGCCCCCAGATCTAGAAAAGCCTGACTGTGCGGTGTTTGAACTACCATATAGTATCCATGCTTTCCATCATCTCAGG GGTGTGCAGGAGAGGGCAAACTTGACCTCCCCACTGCTTTCTAAGGAGGATCCCATTTTTAGTTCATTGTCTCATAAACTGGGCCGCAGTGTGGATGATGTGGGCCATCGCATCCATCACGGCTTACTGAGG AACTCCTCGTCCTGGGTGCTTTACAACATGGCATCTTTTTACTGGCGTATGAAGAACGAGCCCCAGAGGGCAGTGGACTGTGTGGTTCGTGCTCTGCATTTCTCTCCAAG GGAGCACAAGGATGTAGCTCTAGTCAACATGGCCAACATCCTGCACCGCGCCCATTTCTCAGCTGACGCTGCTATTCTTGCTCACGCTGCCCTGGACCTTACCTCAGATCTCTTCACCAGCCACTACACATTAGGCAACATTTATGCT ATGCTTGGGGAATACAACCACTCAGTGCTGTGTTACGAGCAGGCTCTGCAGGCCCAGCCAGGCTTCGAGCAGGCCCTGAGGAGGAAACATGCCGTGCTCTGTCAGCAAAAGCTGGAGCAGCGCCTGGAAGCCCAGCACAG ATCCCTGCAGCGGACACTGAATGAACTGAAAGAGTACCAGAAGCAGCATGATCACTACCTCCGCCAGCAGGAGGCACTGGACAAACACAAGCTGCTGCAGGAAGAGCAGATCCTGCGCAACATTATCCATGAGACCCAGATGGCCAAAGAAGCCCAACTTG GGAACCATCAGATGTGTCAGCTGGGTTATAAGCATCTCAGCCTCTACTGCCCCTTTGACCTGCCTGTGCGCTATCACCGTGGCGATCTGTTTGAGCATGTCAGCTTTGTTCAA TTTGGGGAGGAGGTGTCAGTGGCCTCCAGCGTGGCGCTTGTGTCAGAGCGCAACTCCAACCAGACGGCAGCCagcccccagctccacccctcCGTGTCCGGAGACCAGGACCCCGCCGCTGCTCTCTGGGGCAGCCGTCTGGATTACACACAG GACATACAGAGGATGCTGTGGCCTCAGAGGAGCGACTGTGCTCACGAGTACCCGAGTGTTCCTCCCGCTCACCTGCTGCCAACCTTCTACCTTCCCCCTGAAACACAGGGCCTCAG CCCAGTGGCAACTCTCCTCTATGGGAGCAGTCCTCCTCTGACAGTAGCTCTGCCAAACTGTGGTCCCGTTGCCCAACCATACCCAGCCCTCCTGCCTGCTTCAATAGACTGGCCTCTGGAAGAAAAGAAGCTCCCAGATCCCTCTGCCTCCCag ATCCTGCAGTTACGTAGTGGAGGATGGACGCTGGAGCAGATTGGCTCCAGAATAGCACAAGTTATGAAACAA GCCACTGTCCCCTGCTGGCAGACCCACAGTGAGGCGGCTCTATTCTGGCGCGCCAAAGGCAACGGCAGCCTTGCCCTGCAGTGCTTGCGCCAAGTGTTGAGCTCTGCCCCGCCCCCCCACCGCCACGTCCCCCTCACCAACGCCGCTAACCTGCTGCTACATCACGGCTTGACCACCCACTCGCAAACCCTGCTGGAGCAAGCCATGGCTATCAATGCATCGGAG CCCCACACCCTCATCAGCATGGTGAGTGTTCAGTTGGCTCAGGGCAATGTGACCGGCGCTCTGGCCTTGTTCCGCCACATCCTGGTGACGGccctttcctcctcctcctcctcttcctcctccttcgCTGGCTGTGAACAGTGTCGCGCCAGCCTTCCTCTGCTGCGCTGTCTGCAGTTCTACCCCTTCCTCTACAACCTCTCACATCGACAGCCCTGCTCAC AGGGCGCCGCCTGCTTGGCTGAAAAGGAGCTCGGCATTCAGCTGGAGGAGTGGgatgccccccccctctctgccaTGGAGGACTCCTTGCTCTTTGAGA AGGTGATCCTGGACAGTAACGGGTCGGGTGAAGCAGCCGGTCAGCAGAGGGATGCTCCCTCCACCTCAGCAAACGCTAACATGGCCACTCCATTTGGTGGTGGAGCggtggagggggaggaggagtggCAGCTGAAGGAGGACCTGATGGGGGCTTTTGAGGGAGCGCTTGATGTTGGGGGCAAACGGGGGGACCTGCGAGGGATCCGGGTGCTAAAGAACGACCGTGTCATGGGATCCCGTGCCGGTGGTGGGCCGTGCTTCGGGAACTGTGAGGATGACGAGGGAGCTGAGTGG ATCACCTTCCAGGTAAAGCGGGTGAGGAAGGCTAAGGTGGATGGGACAGAGGGAGTCTCCAGCTCTGATGAAGGCCAGCACGGGGAGTCCCTGCCTGGAGGACACTCTGTCTTGGAGATAAGCGGGCCAACTATCCCATCGCCTGGCCCTTCAG GCCGCTGGAGGGACTACACAAGTCTTGGCTGGCCGGGTCCCGAGGAGTGCCAGCGGACACGCAGGGTGGACCTCACCACTGTAGCTAGCACCTGGCTAGCTGTTTCTGCCAAGAACATCGA CATCACAGAGCATATAGACTTTGCCACTCCGCTCCAGGAGCCAGCTGCTGAACCTTTATGCAACGCCAACCTCGCTGCCAGCATGCACACCCTGGACCACCTGGCGGGGGTGGCCAACCGCGCCGCCATCCACTACACCGGAGAGAGCCAGCTGCGGGAG GTCCTGCAGAACCTCGGCAAAGATAAGTTCCCCCCTCAGTCCTTTGAGCAGGTGGGGACACGCATTGCTAAAGTCCTGGAGAAG AACCAGACATCATGGGTGTTATCCAGCATGGCTGCGCTGTACTGGAGGGTCAAAGGTCAAGGCAAGAGAGCCATCGACTGCCTGCGACAGGCCCTCAACTACGCCCCCCACCACATGAAG gacGTGCCCCTCATCAGCCTGGCCAACATCTTCCAGAATGCCCGGCTATGGGACGACGCTCTGACAGTCGCCCGCATGGCCGTAGAGATCGCCCCACACTTTGTCGTGAACCACTTTACCCTCGCCAACGTCTACATAGCAATG GAGGAGTTTGAGAAAGCGATGCGCTGGTACGAGTCCACTCTGAAGCTGCAGCCAGAGTTCGCCCCTGCCAAAGATCGACTGAGAACCATTCAGTGTTACCTGCTCACCAAGAGGGAGCGCCGGCAGCCATAG